The genomic interval CGAAGAGGACGAGGACGTCCGTGCCTATCGGTGCCTCCGCAAGCCCCGGGGGGCTCCACAACCCGTTCGCTGTGCCGTGCGCTACGGCATGGTTTTCGTCAATCTCGACCAGCGGGACCACCAGCTGATCGAGCCAAATGCCAGCACCGCCACCCCCCGCAGCGCCTGACGCGATTCCCCCGTCGTTAAAAATCGCCCAGGCGCTCCCCCACACAACGGCGCCATCGTGGACCTGAACACGATGGCGCCGTTGTGCTGCGCCCGGCCGATCCCCGCCGACCTCGGCCGAGCTCAGCCGATCCGGTCGGTCTCAGCTGCGCCCAGGTGTTTTCATTCGGGAAGTGGCGCGCGGCCCAGTGCCCTCTCCAGGGCGATCTCGATCAGTACGCGGTCCGGGTTCGGGGACGGCATCCGCTCGTACCGCTCCGCGTAGCGGCGTACCGCGTCCGCGATCACGTCCGGCTCCGTACGGACCACCGCGCGCCCTTCGAGCGTCGCCCAGTACCCGCCCTGCACCTGGCAGACGGCGACCTGCGCGCCCAGCTCGCCCGCTGCCTGCACATTGGCGACCTTCGTGCTGTTCTTGTTGGTGATGACGCGGGCGAGCCCCGCCTCCGGGTCGTACGTCACTCCGACCGGCACGACGTGCGGTGAGCCGTTCGGGCGCAGGGTCGTGAGCGTGCAGAGGTGGCGCTCGCGCCAGAAGGCCAGGTACTCCGGGCTGGGGTTGCGTACGTCGATGGGCATGCCTGGAAGCGTAGCCCCGGGGGTCCGGGGTCCGGTCACTACCGTCTCAAGCTTGAGTGGAATAGACTCAACTTTGTGCACGCTGAATGAGTCATAGCTGGTGATTGGCCTGCTTCGCAAGGGTTCACCAGGGTTCGCAAGGAGGAGAGAGCGCACGTGGACGCAGAGCTGACCAACAAGAGCCGGGATGCGATCCAGGCGGCGAGCAATCGCGCCGTAAAGGACGGACATGCGGACCTGACCCCCGGGCATCTGCTGCTGGCCCTGCTCGCGGGCGAGGACAACGCGAACATCATCGACCTGCTGGCCGCCGTGGACGCGGACCAGGCGGCCGTACGCGGCGGAGCCGAGCGGCTGCTCGCCGCGCTGCCCAGCGTCACCGGGGCCACCGTCGCCCCGCCCCAGCCCAATCGCGAGCTGCTGGCCGTCATCGCCGACGCCAACCAGCGGGCGAAGGAGCTCGGCGACGACTACCTCTCCACCGAGCACCTGCTCATCGGCATCGCGGCCAAGGGCGGCAAGGCCGGGGACGTACTCTCCGCGGAGGGGGCTACTGCCAAGAAGCTCCTCGACACGTTCGAAAAGATCAGGGGAGGTCGCCGGGTGACCACACCCGACCCGGAGGGCCAGTACAAGGCCCTGGAGAAGTTCGGCACCGACTTCACGGCCGCCGCGCGCGAAGGCAAGCTCGACCCGGTCATCGGCCGGGACCAGGAGATCCGCC from Streptomyces spiramyceticus carries:
- a CDS encoding (2Fe-2S)-binding protein, giving the protein MTVPPDDRTFRREMATAYRSGWHFIDLVTAIPHRGDSLMVTLFGEPILVAREEDEDVRAYRCLRKPRGAPQPVRCAVRYGMVFVNLDQRDHQLIEPNASTATPRSA
- a CDS encoding pyridoxamine 5'-phosphate oxidase family protein, with the translated sequence MPIDVRNPSPEYLAFWRERHLCTLTTLRPNGSPHVVPVGVTYDPEAGLARVITNKNSTKVANVQAAGELGAQVAVCQVQGGYWATLEGRAVVRTEPDVIADAVRRYAERYERMPSPNPDRVLIEIALERALGRAPLPE